CGACTCGCGCGTCTTGCGCTTGGCGGTGATGATCAGGACGGTGTCGTCGCCGGCGATGGTGCCGGCCACTTCCGGGAATTTCGCGCTGTCCATGGCGGCGGCCAAGGCCTGGGCCCCGCCCGGCGGCGTCTTCAGCACCAGGAGGTTTTCGGCGGGGCGGAGGTCCACGAGGAATTCGCGCAGGGCATGGGAAAGCGGCGGCAGGGGCACGCTCTCCTCGGCCAGGGCGGCGGCCTGCTTGTAACCTTCCGGGGTCTTCACCAGTTTGAGTTCCTGGAGATCGCGGGAAAGCGTGGCTTGGGTGACACGGAGCTTGCGATGCGCGAGGAGGCGGCGCAGTTCATCCTGGCTGGCGACCGGCTCGGTCGCGACGACGTTCAGGATCTGCCCGTGGCGGAACTTTTTTCCGGCGTTGATCGGCATCGGTAAAATATGCAAAGCCATGCATATTTATACGGTCTGCCGGGCGAAGTGTCAATTCTTTTTTACCCGGGCGTGCGCCGCAAAGCACATCCTGCGCCGGGGCCACTGCCCGGCGCGCTCCCTCATTCGAAGTTGGGGTATGATAGGGCCGCTGCCGTAAATGACCCACCCGTTCGCCGGGGCTCGATTCGCCTCTCGCGGGTTCCTACTTCAAAGGAGCCGACCATGTCCGCAGAACGCACACCGAAAAA
This region of Terriglobia bacterium genomic DNA includes:
- a CDS encoding ArgR family transcriptional regulator codes for the protein MPINAGKKFRHGQILNVVATEPVASQDELRRLLAHRKLRVTQATLSRDLQELKLVKTPEGYKQAAALAEESVPLPPLSHALREFLVDLRPAENLLVLKTPPGGAQALAAAMDSAKFPEVAGTIAGDDTVLIITAKRKTRESLQKKIEAQMTK